From Cricetulus griseus strain 17A/GY chromosome 1 unlocalized genomic scaffold, alternate assembly CriGri-PICRH-1.0 chr1_0, whole genome shotgun sequence, a single genomic window includes:
- the Tcf19 gene encoding transcription factor 19 isoform X1, with translation MLPCFQLLRIGGGRGGDLYTFHPPSRSGCTYRLGCRADLCDVALRPQQEPGLISGVHALLHAELQGDDWRVSLEDHSSQGTLVNNVRLPRGHRLELSDGDLLTFGPEGQAGTSSSEFYFMFQQVRVKPQDFAAITVPRSRGEAGTGFQPMVPSQGAPQRPLSTLSSAPKATLILNSIGSLSKLQPQPLTFSRGGGRPQSLAVPTQPGEVGASPPAPPTRNRRKSVHRVLAELDDENETSLSPLSVLMEPRKKLRLEKAALVSSGRD, from the exons ATGCTGCCCTGCTTCCAGCTGCTGCGCATAGGGGGCGGCAGGGGCGGTGATCTCTACACCTTCCACCCCCCGTCCAGGTCAGGCTGCACCTATCGGTTGGGCTGCAGGGCTGACCTGTGTGATGTGGCCCTGCGGCCCCAGCAGGAGCCGGGCCTcatctctggggtccatgcattgcTGCACGCTGAGCTCCAAGGGGACGACTGGCGGGTCAGCCTGGAGGACCACAGCAGTCAAG GGACTTTGGTCAATAATGTCCGACTCCCCAGAGGCCACAGGCTAGAGTTGAGCGATGGTGACCTTCTGACCTTTGGCCCTGAAGGGCAAGCAGGAACCAGCTCCTCGGAATTCTACTTCATGTTCCAACAAGTCCGGGTCAAACCTCAGGACTTTGCAGCCATCACCGTCCCTCGATCTAGGGGAGAAGCTGGGACTGGCTTCCAGCCTATGGTGCCCTCCCAGGGGGCACCCCAGCGGCCTCTCAGCACCCTCTCCTCTGCCCCCAAGGCCACACTGATCCTTAACTCCATCGGCAGCCTCAGCAAGCTGCAGCCTCAGCCCCTCACCTTCTCCCGGGGTGGTGGCAGACCACAGAGCCTGGCTGTTCCTACGCAGCCTGGAGAAGTGGGAGCCTCACCACCTGCTCCACCCACGAGAAACCGGAGGAAATCAGTTCACAGAGTGTTGGCAGAGCTGGATGATGAGAACGAGACTTCCCTGAGCCCTCTGTCAGTCCTCATGGAGCCCAGGAAGAAGCTCCGCCTGGAGAAAGCTGCCTTGGTGTCCAGTGG GAGGGATTAA
- the Tcf19 gene encoding transcription factor 19 isoform X2 → MLPCFQLLRIGGGRGGDLYTFHPPSRSGCTYRLGCRADLCDVALRPQQEPGLISGVHALLHAELQGDDWRVSLEDHSSQGTLVNNVRLPRGHRLELSDGDLLTFGPEGQAGTSSSEFYFMFQQVRVKPQDFAAITVPRSRGEAGTGFQPMVPSQGAPQRPLSTLSSAPKATLILNSIGSLSKLQPQPLTFSRGGGRPQSLAVPTQPGEVGASPPAPPTRNRRKSVHRVLAELDDENETSLSPLSVLMEPRKKLRLEKAALVSSG, encoded by the exons ATGCTGCCCTGCTTCCAGCTGCTGCGCATAGGGGGCGGCAGGGGCGGTGATCTCTACACCTTCCACCCCCCGTCCAGGTCAGGCTGCACCTATCGGTTGGGCTGCAGGGCTGACCTGTGTGATGTGGCCCTGCGGCCCCAGCAGGAGCCGGGCCTcatctctggggtccatgcattgcTGCACGCTGAGCTCCAAGGGGACGACTGGCGGGTCAGCCTGGAGGACCACAGCAGTCAAG GGACTTTGGTCAATAATGTCCGACTCCCCAGAGGCCACAGGCTAGAGTTGAGCGATGGTGACCTTCTGACCTTTGGCCCTGAAGGGCAAGCAGGAACCAGCTCCTCGGAATTCTACTTCATGTTCCAACAAGTCCGGGTCAAACCTCAGGACTTTGCAGCCATCACCGTCCCTCGATCTAGGGGAGAAGCTGGGACTGGCTTCCAGCCTATGGTGCCCTCCCAGGGGGCACCCCAGCGGCCTCTCAGCACCCTCTCCTCTGCCCCCAAGGCCACACTGATCCTTAACTCCATCGGCAGCCTCAGCAAGCTGCAGCCTCAGCCCCTCACCTTCTCCCGGGGTGGTGGCAGACCACAGAGCCTGGCTGTTCCTACGCAGCCTGGAGAAGTGGGAGCCTCACCACCTGCTCCACCCACGAGAAACCGGAGGAAATCAGTTCACAGAGTGTTGGCAGAGCTGGATGATGAGAACGAGACTTCCCTGAGCCCTCTGTCAGTCCTCATGGAGCCCAGGAAGAAGCTCCGCCTGGAGAAAGCTGCCTTGGTGTCCAGTGGGTAA